In the genome of Ananas comosus cultivar F153 linkage group 11, ASM154086v1, whole genome shotgun sequence, one region contains:
- the LOC109716988 gene encoding protein trichome birefringence-like 26 isoform X2 produces MDLCYVVFVAFVLRLHLCVEAFAARDVELVTATVGQLQREQCDLFKGEWIVNPVGPAYTNESCEFIEPARDCITNGRPDTKYLYWKWKPYGCELPLFNAKKFLNSMQNKSWVFIGDSIIRNQLLSLLCLLSKAAEVVRDETFKSSIWHFPSHNFTLGAVWTPFLLKASDEAYNITVHLDILASRWTSQYNDYDYVVISSGHWFFKTAVFFENDTIIGCHHCSRANLPNLPELGSDFLYRKALQLAFRFILSSDHKPLVLFRTWTPDHFEFGRRSSGGVCNRTKPYKEGEFSGDDWDHLMRGVEIEEFEKAVAVGTQNGTRIRLLDTYHLSLLRPDGHPGPYYRFHPDLRTRTYNDCLHWCLPGTLEAWNDIVMEMVLNEGDLMYSS; encoded by the exons ATGGATTTGTGCTACGTTGTCTTTGTCGCCTTTGTCCTCCGCCTCCACTTGTGCGTTGAAGCTTTCGCTGCCCGAGACGTTGAGTTGGTGACCGCCACGGTTGGCCAACTACAGAGAG AACAATGTGATCTCTTCAAGGGCGAGTGGATTGTAAACCCTGTAGGACCGGCTTACACGAATGAAAGTTGCGAATTCATCGAACCCGCTCGAGATTGTATAACAAATGGCCGACCTGATACAAAGTACCTTTACTGGAAGTGGAAACCATATGGTTGCGAATTACCTCTATTCAATGCAAAGAAGTTCTTAAATTCGATGCAAAATAAATCATGGGTATTCATCGGCGATTCAATCATTCGCAACCAATTACTCTCATTGCTTTGCCTTCTCTCTAAG GCCGCAGAAGTTGTTCGCGACGAAACATTCAAATCTAGTATATGGCACTTCCCGTCACACAACTTCACCCTAGGAGCAGTTTGGACTCCTTTTCTACTCAAAGCTAGCGACGAAGCCTACAACATCACAGTCCATCTTGACATCCTGGCGAGCCGGTGGACGAGCCAATACAACGACTACGACTACGTAGTAATTTCCAGCGGCCATTGGTTCTTCAAAACAGCTGTATTCTTCGAGAATGATACTATTATTGGTTGTCATCACTGCTCCAGAGCGAACTTACCGAACTTGCCTGAACTCGGTAGCGACTTCTTGTACCGAAAAGCCCTGCAATTGGCTTTTCGCTTCATCCTTAGCTCGGATCACAAGCCACTTGTTCTCTTTAGAACTTGGACTCCGGACCACTTCGAATTCGGGAGACGGTCGAGTGGAGGGGTTTGCAATAGGACTAAACCTTACAAAGAGGGTGAATTTAGTGGAGATGATTGGGACCATCTAATGCGAGGGGTTGAAATCGAGGAGTTCGAGAAGGCGGTGGCAGTCGGGACGCAGAACGGGACGCGGATTCGGCTTTTGGACACTTACCATCTTTCTCTTTTAAGGCCTGACGGGCACCCAGGGCCGTATTATCGGTTTCATCCTGATCTGAGAACGAGGACTTACAATGATTGCTTGCATTGGTGCTTGCCGGGGACCCTTGAAGCTTGGAATGATATTGTTATGGAAATGGTGTTAAATGAAGGGGATTTAATGTATTCATCTTGA
- the LOC109716988 gene encoding protein trichome birefringence-like 26 isoform X3, translating to MDLCYVVFVAFVLRLHLCVEAFAARDVELVTATVGQLQREQCDLFAGEWIANPAGPAYTNESCRFIEARRDCMTNGRPDTEYIYWRWKPYDCELPLFNAKKFLNSMRNKSWVFIGDSILRNQLGSLLCLLSKDEEVVREETINSIIWHLPSRNFTLALVWAPFILKASDEADNITVHLDVLETEWTSHYNDYDYVVVSGGHWFLKTTIFQENDTVIGCNYCPGMNVPELGRDFLYRKALQLAFRFILSSDHKPLVLFRTWTPDHFEFGRWNTGGVCNRTKPYKEGEFGGHDVDHIMRGVEIEEVEKALAVGTQNGTRIRLLDTYHLSLLRPDGHPGPYFRFHPDMGKWTQNDCVHWCMPGPVEAWNDIVMEMVLNEGDLRYSSRI from the exons ATGGATTTGTGCTACGTTGTCTTTGTCGCCTTTGTCCTCCGCCTCCACTTGTGCGTTGAAGCTTTCGCTGCCCGAGACGTTGAGTTGGTGACCGCCACGGTTGGCCAACTACAGAGAG AACAATGCGATCTCTTCGCCGGTGAGTGGATTGCAAATCCTGCAGGACCGGCTTACACGAATGAAAGTTGCAGATTCATCGAAGCCCGTCGAGATTGTATGACAAACGGGCGACCGGATACAGAGTATATTTACTGGAGATGGAAACCATACGATTGCGAATTACCTCTGTTTAATGCGAAGAAGTTCTTGAATTCGATGCGAAATAAATCGTGGGTGTTCATCGGCGATTCGATCCTTCGCAACCAATTAGGCTCACTGCTGTGCCTTCTCTCTAAG GACGAAGAAGTTGTTCGCGAGGAAACAATCAATTCTATTATATGGCACTTGCCTTCGCGCAACTTCACCCTAGCATTAGTTTGGGCTCCTTTTATACTCAAGGCTAGCGACGAAGCCGATAACATCACGGTCCATCTTGACGTCCTCGAGACCGAGTGGACGAGCCACTACAACGACTACGACTACGTAGTAGTTTCCGGTGGGCATTGGTTCCTCAAAACAACAATATTCCAGGAGAATGACACAGTTATCGGTTGCAATTACTGTCCCGGAATGAACGTACCTGAACTCGGTCGCGACTTCTTGTACCGAAAAGCCCTACAGTTGGCTTTTCGCTTCATCCTTAGCTCGGATCACAAGCCGCTTGTTCTCTTTAGGACTTGGACTCCGGACCACTTCGAGTTCGGGAGATGGAACACGGGAGGGGTCTGCAATAGGACTAAACCTTACAAAGAGGGCGAGTTCGGTGGACACGATGTGGACCATATAATGCGAGGGGTCGAAATCGAGGAGGTCGAGAAGGCGCTGGCGGTCGGGACGCAGAACGGGACGCGGATTCGGCTTTTGGACACTTACCATCTTTCTCTTTTAAGGCCCGACGGGCACCCAGGGCCGTATTTTCGGTTTCATCCTGATATGGGAAAGTGGACTCAAAATGATTGCGTGCATTGGTGCATGCCGGGACCCGTTGAAGCTTGGAATGATATTGTTATGGAAATGGTGTTAAATGAAGGGGATTTGAGGTATTCATCTCGAATTTGA
- the LOC109717217 gene encoding jasmonic acid-amido synthetase JAR1-like isoform X1 → MGSMTISCEERVIAEFEALTRDAGRVQAETLRRILEENGGAEYLRRFGLGGRTDAASFRSYVPLVTHSDLEPFIQRIVDGDNSPILTGKPITAISLSSGTTQGKPKFIPFNEELLDSTIQIYRTSYAFRNREYPIGNGKALQFIYGSKQVMTKGGIVATTATTNLFRNDQFKNAMKDIQSQCCSPDEVIFGPDFHQSLYCHLLCGLILSNEVQFIFSTFAHSIVHAFRTFELVWEELCTDIREGVLSSRITSPSIRAAVSKILSPNPALADAIYNKCAGLSNWYGVIPELWPNAKYVYGIMTGSMEPYLKKLRHYAGNLPLMSADYGSSEGWIGANIDPKLAPEKVTFAVLPNIGYFEFIPLEKPEGEEADNCASVHYVESEPVGLTEVEVGKEYEVVLTNFAGLYRYRLGDVVKIAGFHNSTPELQFLCRRSLLLTINIDKNTEKDLQLAVEAALKHLAAEKVEVVDFTSLVDRSSDPGHYVIFWELSSDASEEVLQSCCNSLDLAFLDAGYVASRKVKAIGPLELRVLRKGTFQNILDHYLGLGAAVSQFKTPRCVGPSNSMVLQILSRNVIKNYLSTAYGS, encoded by the exons A TGGGGAGTATGACGATCTCGTGCGAGGAGAGGGTGATAGCTGAGTTCGAGGCGCTCACGCGCGACGCGGGGCGCGTCCAAGCGGAGACGCTGCGGCGGATCCTCGAGGAGAACGGCGGCGCCGAGTATCTCCGGCGCTTCGGCCTCGGCGGCCGCACCGACGCCGCGAGCTTCCGCTCGTACGTGCCCCTCGTCACCCACTCCGATCTCGAGCCGTTCATCCAGCGGATCGTCGACGGCGACAACTCCCCCATCCTCACCGGGAAACCCATCACCGCGATCTCGCTCAG TTCCGGGACTACACAGGGAAAGCCCAAATTTATTCCGTTCAATGAAGAGTTGCTCGATTCGACGATACAGATTTATCGTACCTCTTATGCGTTCAGGAACAG GGAGTACCCGATTGGCAATGGAAAAGCCCTGCAATTCATTTACGGCAGCAAGCAGGTTATGACGAAAGGAGGCATCGTCGCCACGACCGCCACGACAAACTTATTCCGGAATGACCAATTCAAGAACGCGATGAAGGATATCCAATCTCAGTGTTGTAGCCCCGACGAAGTCATATTTGGTCCCGACTTCCACCAGTCCCTTTACTGTCACTTGCTCTGTGGCCTAATCCTCTCAAATGAAGTGCAGTTTATATTCTCTACATTTGCTCATAGCATTGTTCATGCGTTCCGTACTTTCGAGCTAGTATGGGAGGAACTATGTACTGATATAAGAGAAGGGGTCCTCTCCAGTAGAATCACTTCCCCCTCGATCCGAGCGGCCGTTTCTAAAATTCTAAGTCCCAACCCAGCTTTAGCCGACGCCATATACAACAAATGTGCAGGCTTAAGCAATTGGTATGGTGTGATACCCGAACTGTGGCCCAATGCGAAATATGTGTATGGAATTATGACCGGATCAATGGAGCCGTATTTGAAGAAACTGAGGCATTATGCTGGGAATTTACCATTAATGAGTGCAGATTATGGATCCTCGGAAGGATGGATCGGCGCGAACATAGACCCTAAGTTGGCCCCGGAAAAGGTGACTTTTGCTGTACTGCCAAATATTGGGTACTTTGAATTTATCCCTTTGGAGAAACCTGAAGGTGAGGAGGCGGATAATTGTGCTTCCGTTCATTACGTGGAATCGGAGCCTGTTGGATTGACGGAGGTCGAGGTCGGCAAAGAGTATGAAGTCGTCTTAACGAATTTTGCAG GTTTGTACAGATACAGATTGGGAGACGTGGTTAAGATCGCGGGATTCCACAACTCCACTCCGGAGCTGCAGTTCTTGTGCCGGAGAAGCCTCCTGCTAACCATCAACATCGACAAGAACACCGAGAAAGACCTCCAGCTGGCAGTGGAGGCCGCTTTGAAGCACTTGGCCGCAGAGAAGGTTGAGGTTGTGGACTTCACGAGCCTGGTGGACCGCTCGTCGGACCCGGGCCACTACGTGATTTTCTGGGAGCTGAGCTCCGACGCGAGCGAGGAGGTCTTACAAAGCTGTTGCAACAGCTTAGACTTGGCCTTCCTGGACGCAGGCTACGTCGCGTCCAGGAAGGTCAAGGCGATCGGCCCGCTCGAGCTCCGCGTCCTTCGGAAAGGGACTTTTCAGAATATTCTAGACCATTACTTGGGCCTCGGCGCGGCAGTGAGCCAGTTCAAGACGCCACGGTGTGTCGGCCCGTCGAACAGCATGGTATTGCAGATATTGTCTAGGAATGTTATCAAGAACTACTTAAGTACTGCATATGGAAGCTAG
- the LOC109717652 gene encoding protein trichome birefringence-like 26 produces the protein MTTKAELGHDVAMVLVSVIFVAFALRLHLFVDAFAAEDAELVNAIAGKLQREQCDLFTGKWIANPAGPAYTNASCEFIDAPRDCTTNGRPDTEYLYWRWKPYGCELPLFNANKFLNSMRNKSWVFIGDSILRNQLASLLCLLSKVEEVVRDETYKSSIWHFPSHNFTLAAIWAPFLLKASDKVDNITVHLDVLESRWTSRYDDYDYIVISGGHWFLKTTIFYENGTAIGCNYCPGMNLPELRSDFSYRKALQLAFRFILSSDHKPIVLFRTWTPDHFKFGRWYSGGVCNRTKPYKEGEFSEHDADRLMRQVEIEEFEKAVVVGTRNRTRIRLLDIYHLSLLRPDGHPGPYRRFHPDLSKRTQNDCLHWCLPGPVEAWNDIVMEMVLNEGDFRYFS, from the exons ATGACGACTAAGGCGGAGCTCGGCCACGACGTCGCCATGGTTTTGGTCTCTGTCATCTTCGTCGCCTTCGCCCTTCGCCTCCACTTGTTCGTCGATGCCTTCGCAGCAGAGGACGCAGAGTTGGTGAATGCCATAGCTGGGAAACTTCAGAGAG AACAATGTGATCTCTTCACGGGCAAGTGGATTGCAAATCCTGCAGGACCGGCTTATACAAATGCAAGTTGTGAATTCATCGACGCCCCTCGCGATTGTACGACAAACGGGCGACCCGACACAGAGTATCTTTACTGGAGATGGAAGCCATATGGTTGCGAATTACCTCTATTTAATGCAAACAAGTTCTTAAATTCGATGCGAAATAAATCGTGGGTATTCATCGGTGATTCAATCCTTCGCAACCAATTAGCCTCATTGCTTTGCCTTCTCTCTAAG GTCGAAGAAGTTGTTCGCGACGAAACATATAAATCTAGCATATGGCACTTCCCTTCACACAACTTCACCCTAGCAGCAATTTGGGCTCCTTTTCTACTCAAAGCTAGCGACAAAGTCGATAACATCACAGTCCATCTCGACGTCCTTGAGAGTCGGTGGACGAGCCGATACGATGACTACGACTACATAGTAATTTCCGGTGGCCATTGGTTCCTCAAAACAACTATATTCTACGAGAACGGTACAGCTATCGGTTGCAATTACTGTCCCGGAATGAACTTACCTGAACTCCGTAGCGACTTCTCGTACCGAAAAGCCCTACAATTGGCGTTTCGCTTCATCCTTAGCTCGGATCACAAGCCAATTGTTCTCTTTAGGACTTGGACTCCGGACCACTTCAAGTTCGGGAGGTGGTACAGCGGAGGGGTTTGCAATCGGACTAAACCTTACAAAGAAGGTGAGTTTAGTGAACATGATGCGGACCGGTTAATGCGACAGGTCGAAATCGAGGAGTTTGAGAAGGCGGTGGTGGTCGGGACACGAAACAGGACGCGGATTCGGCTTTTGGACATTTACCATCTTTCTCTTTTAAGGCCTGACGGGCACCCGGGGCCGTATCGGCGCTTTCATCCGGATTTGAGTAAGAGGACTCAAAATGATTGCTTACACTGGTGCTTGCCGGGGCCGGTCGAAGCTTGGAATGATATTGTTATGGAAATGGTGTTAAATGAGGGGGATTTTAGGTATTTTTCTTGA
- the LOC109717647 gene encoding uncharacterized protein LOC109717647, with translation MEPKVGEEEEEEGKKEGRLCVWDCGSPLYDAFELVSVSHLIDRHVMALPFVKERNASSVRFEYAVFDGRDVEAARGGRRRMKKMLVVMGRRGQKEVAKLRRKVRVRLHGAFKAIYACLFERTMKCV, from the coding sequence ATGGAGCCAAAAGTtggggaggaggaagaagaggaaggaaagaaagagggaAGGTTGTGTGTGTGGGATTGCGGGAGCCCGCTCTATGACGCCTTCGAGCTCGTCTCCGTGTCTCACCTCATCGACCGACATGTCATGGCGCTGCCCTTTGTGAAGGAGCGCAACGCGTCGTCCGTGAGGTTCGAGTACGCCGTGTTCGACGGGCGCGACGTCGAAGCAgcgagaggagggaggaggaggatgaagaAGATGTTGGTGGTCATGGGGAGGAGGGGACAGAAGGAGGTGGCCAAGTTGAGGAGAAAGGTTAGGGTGAGATTGCATGGTGCGTTCAAAGCCATATATGCATGCTTGTTCGAGAGGACTATGAAGTGTGTGTAA
- the LOC109716988 gene encoding protein trichome birefringence-like 26 isoform X1, with protein MMTKAELGPHVSMVLGSVIFVVFVFSLHLHLLVVAFVADDAELANAMAGKLHEQCDLFKGEWIVNPVGPAYTNESCEFIEPARDCITNGRPDTKYLYWKWKPYGCELPLFNAKKFLNSMQNKSWVFIGDSIIRNQLLSLLCLLSKAAEVVRDETFKSSIWHFPSHNFTLGAVWTPFLLKASDEAYNITVHLDILASRWTSQYNDYDYVVISSGHWFFKTAVFFENDTIIGCHHCSRANLPNLPELGSDFLYRKALQLAFRFILSSDHKPLVLFRTWTPDHFEFGRRSSGGVCNRTKPYKEGEFSGDDWDHLMRGVEIEEFEKAVAVGTQNGTRIRLLDTYHLSLLRPDGHPGPYYRFHPDLRTRTYNDCLHWCLPGTLEAWNDIVMEMVLNEGDLMYSS; from the exons ATGATGACTAAGGCGGAGCTCGGTCCCCACGTCTCCATGGTTTTGGGCTCGGTCATCTTCGTTGTCTTCGTTTTCTCCCTCCACCTCCACTTGCTCGTCGTCGCTTTCGTGGCGGACGATGCCGAGTTGGCGAATGCCATGGCGGGGAAACTACACG AACAATGTGATCTCTTCAAGGGCGAGTGGATTGTAAACCCTGTAGGACCGGCTTACACGAATGAAAGTTGCGAATTCATCGAACCCGCTCGAGATTGTATAACAAATGGCCGACCTGATACAAAGTACCTTTACTGGAAGTGGAAACCATATGGTTGCGAATTACCTCTATTCAATGCAAAGAAGTTCTTAAATTCGATGCAAAATAAATCATGGGTATTCATCGGCGATTCAATCATTCGCAACCAATTACTCTCATTGCTTTGCCTTCTCTCTAAG GCCGCAGAAGTTGTTCGCGACGAAACATTCAAATCTAGTATATGGCACTTCCCGTCACACAACTTCACCCTAGGAGCAGTTTGGACTCCTTTTCTACTCAAAGCTAGCGACGAAGCCTACAACATCACAGTCCATCTTGACATCCTGGCGAGCCGGTGGACGAGCCAATACAACGACTACGACTACGTAGTAATTTCCAGCGGCCATTGGTTCTTCAAAACAGCTGTATTCTTCGAGAATGATACTATTATTGGTTGTCATCACTGCTCCAGAGCGAACTTACCGAACTTGCCTGAACTCGGTAGCGACTTCTTGTACCGAAAAGCCCTGCAATTGGCTTTTCGCTTCATCCTTAGCTCGGATCACAAGCCACTTGTTCTCTTTAGAACTTGGACTCCGGACCACTTCGAATTCGGGAGACGGTCGAGTGGAGGGGTTTGCAATAGGACTAAACCTTACAAAGAGGGTGAATTTAGTGGAGATGATTGGGACCATCTAATGCGAGGGGTTGAAATCGAGGAGTTCGAGAAGGCGGTGGCAGTCGGGACGCAGAACGGGACGCGGATTCGGCTTTTGGACACTTACCATCTTTCTCTTTTAAGGCCTGACGGGCACCCAGGGCCGTATTATCGGTTTCATCCTGATCTGAGAACGAGGACTTACAATGATTGCTTGCATTGGTGCTTGCCGGGGACCCTTGAAGCTTGGAATGATATTGTTATGGAAATGGTGTTAAATGAAGGGGATTTAATGTATTCATCTTGA
- the LOC109716963 gene encoding protein trichome birefringence-like 26: MKQLAWASIYKDEAACGGQELRNPKFGRAVATVLSSVIFFAFALRLHWFVGAFTAEDADLVNAVAGKLHREQCDLFKGEWIANPEGPAYTNESCRFIEEFRDCMTNGRPDTEYLYWRWKPYDCESPLFNAKKFLNSMRNKSWVFIGDSILRNQFSSLLCLLSKDAEVVREETYRSIICHFPSYNFTLTAISAPYLLKATDEYVNVTVHLDAIDPLWTSRYDDYDYVVISGGHWFLKTTIYCENDTVIGCFYCYGMNLPEFPCDFLYRKALQMAFRFILSSDHKPLVLFRTWNPDHFEFGGWFDGGVCNRTKPYKEGEYGGHDVGHLMRGVEIEEFEKAVAVGAENGTRIRLLDTYHLSVLRPDGHPGSYRLHHPDFSKRLKNDCLHWCLPGPVEAWNDIVMEMLVNEGDLKYSS, translated from the exons ATGAAGCAGCTTGCCTGGGCATCCATTTACAAGGATGAAGCAGCATGTGGAGGACAAGAGCTTAGAAATCCAA AGTTCGGCCGTGCAGTCGCCACAGTTTTGAGCTCCGTCATCTTTTTTGCCTTTGCTCTCCGCCTCCACTGGTTCGTCGGCGCTTTCACGGCCGAGGACGCCGATTTGGTGAATGCCGTAGCTGGGAAACTGCACAGAG AACAATGCGATCTCTTCAAGGGCGAGTGGATTGCAAACCCTGAAGGACCGGCTTACACGAATGAAAGTTGCAGATTCATCGAAGAATTTCGAGATTGTATGACAAACGGGCGACCGGATACAGAGTACCTTTACTGGAGATGGAAACCATACGATTGCGAATCACCTCTGTTTAATGCAAAGAAGTTCTTAAATTCGATGCGAAATAAATCGTGGGTGTTCATCGGCGATTCGATCCTGCGCAACCAATTTTCCTCATTGCTTTGCCTTCTCTCTAAG GACGCAGAAGTTGTTCGTGAGGAAACATATAGATCTATTATTTGTCACTTCCCTTCATACAACTTCACTCTAACAGCAATCTCGGCTCCTTATCTACTCAAAGCTACCGACGAATACGTCAATGTCACGGTCCATCTTgatgcaattgaccctctgtgGACGAGCCGATACGACGATTACGACTACGTAGTAATTTCCGGTGGCCATTGGTTCCTCAAAACAACTATATACTGCGAGAATGATACAGTTATCGGTTGCTTTTACTGCTACGGAATGAACTTACCTGAGTTTCCTTGCGACTTCTTGTACCGAAAAGCCCTGCAAATGGCTTTTCGCTTCATCCTCAGCTCCGATCACAAGCCACTCGTTCTCTTCAGGACTTGGAATCCGGACCACTTCGAGTTCGGGGGATGGTTCGACGGCGGGGTCTGCAACCGGACTAAACCTTACAAAGAGGGCGAATACGGTGGACATGATGTGGGCCATTTAATGCGAGGGGTCGAAATCGAGGAGTTCGAGAAGGCGGTGGCCGTCGGGGCGGAGAACGGGACGCGGATTCGGCTTTTGGACACTTACCATCTTTCTGTTTTGAGGCCTGACGGGCACCCAGGGTCATATCGGCTGCATCATCCAGATTTCAGTAAGAGGCTTAAAAATGATTGCTTGCATTGGTGCTTGCCGGGGCCGGTTGAAGCTTGGAATGATATTGTTATGGAAATGTTGGTAAACGAAGGGGATTTAAAGTATTCATCTTGA
- the LOC109717217 gene encoding jasmonic acid-amido synthetase JAR1-like isoform X2 — MTISCEERVIAEFEALTRDAGRVQAETLRRILEENGGAEYLRRFGLGGRTDAASFRSYVPLVTHSDLEPFIQRIVDGDNSPILTGKPITAISLSSGTTQGKPKFIPFNEELLDSTIQIYRTSYAFRNREYPIGNGKALQFIYGSKQVMTKGGIVATTATTNLFRNDQFKNAMKDIQSQCCSPDEVIFGPDFHQSLYCHLLCGLILSNEVQFIFSTFAHSIVHAFRTFELVWEELCTDIREGVLSSRITSPSIRAAVSKILSPNPALADAIYNKCAGLSNWYGVIPELWPNAKYVYGIMTGSMEPYLKKLRHYAGNLPLMSADYGSSEGWIGANIDPKLAPEKVTFAVLPNIGYFEFIPLEKPEGEEADNCASVHYVESEPVGLTEVEVGKEYEVVLTNFAGLYRYRLGDVVKIAGFHNSTPELQFLCRRSLLLTINIDKNTEKDLQLAVEAALKHLAAEKVEVVDFTSLVDRSSDPGHYVIFWELSSDASEEVLQSCCNSLDLAFLDAGYVASRKVKAIGPLELRVLRKGTFQNILDHYLGLGAAVSQFKTPRCVGPSNSMVLQILSRNVIKNYLSTAYGS, encoded by the exons ATGACGATCTCGTGCGAGGAGAGGGTGATAGCTGAGTTCGAGGCGCTCACGCGCGACGCGGGGCGCGTCCAAGCGGAGACGCTGCGGCGGATCCTCGAGGAGAACGGCGGCGCCGAGTATCTCCGGCGCTTCGGCCTCGGCGGCCGCACCGACGCCGCGAGCTTCCGCTCGTACGTGCCCCTCGTCACCCACTCCGATCTCGAGCCGTTCATCCAGCGGATCGTCGACGGCGACAACTCCCCCATCCTCACCGGGAAACCCATCACCGCGATCTCGCTCAG TTCCGGGACTACACAGGGAAAGCCCAAATTTATTCCGTTCAATGAAGAGTTGCTCGATTCGACGATACAGATTTATCGTACCTCTTATGCGTTCAGGAACAG GGAGTACCCGATTGGCAATGGAAAAGCCCTGCAATTCATTTACGGCAGCAAGCAGGTTATGACGAAAGGAGGCATCGTCGCCACGACCGCCACGACAAACTTATTCCGGAATGACCAATTCAAGAACGCGATGAAGGATATCCAATCTCAGTGTTGTAGCCCCGACGAAGTCATATTTGGTCCCGACTTCCACCAGTCCCTTTACTGTCACTTGCTCTGTGGCCTAATCCTCTCAAATGAAGTGCAGTTTATATTCTCTACATTTGCTCATAGCATTGTTCATGCGTTCCGTACTTTCGAGCTAGTATGGGAGGAACTATGTACTGATATAAGAGAAGGGGTCCTCTCCAGTAGAATCACTTCCCCCTCGATCCGAGCGGCCGTTTCTAAAATTCTAAGTCCCAACCCAGCTTTAGCCGACGCCATATACAACAAATGTGCAGGCTTAAGCAATTGGTATGGTGTGATACCCGAACTGTGGCCCAATGCGAAATATGTGTATGGAATTATGACCGGATCAATGGAGCCGTATTTGAAGAAACTGAGGCATTATGCTGGGAATTTACCATTAATGAGTGCAGATTATGGATCCTCGGAAGGATGGATCGGCGCGAACATAGACCCTAAGTTGGCCCCGGAAAAGGTGACTTTTGCTGTACTGCCAAATATTGGGTACTTTGAATTTATCCCTTTGGAGAAACCTGAAGGTGAGGAGGCGGATAATTGTGCTTCCGTTCATTACGTGGAATCGGAGCCTGTTGGATTGACGGAGGTCGAGGTCGGCAAAGAGTATGAAGTCGTCTTAACGAATTTTGCAG GTTTGTACAGATACAGATTGGGAGACGTGGTTAAGATCGCGGGATTCCACAACTCCACTCCGGAGCTGCAGTTCTTGTGCCGGAGAAGCCTCCTGCTAACCATCAACATCGACAAGAACACCGAGAAAGACCTCCAGCTGGCAGTGGAGGCCGCTTTGAAGCACTTGGCCGCAGAGAAGGTTGAGGTTGTGGACTTCACGAGCCTGGTGGACCGCTCGTCGGACCCGGGCCACTACGTGATTTTCTGGGAGCTGAGCTCCGACGCGAGCGAGGAGGTCTTACAAAGCTGTTGCAACAGCTTAGACTTGGCCTTCCTGGACGCAGGCTACGTCGCGTCCAGGAAGGTCAAGGCGATCGGCCCGCTCGAGCTCCGCGTCCTTCGGAAAGGGACTTTTCAGAATATTCTAGACCATTACTTGGGCCTCGGCGCGGCAGTGAGCCAGTTCAAGACGCCACGGTGTGTCGGCCCGTCGAACAGCATGGTATTGCAGATATTGTCTAGGAATGTTATCAAGAACTACTTAAGTACTGCATATGGAAGCTAG